From Streptomyces sp. NBC_00775, one genomic window encodes:
- a CDS encoding SMI1/KNR4 family protein — MPQQILPPSESWRLIDAWLATHVASDFALLNPPATPDEIRNAERILGARLPNDLAESLQCHNGVSAWTAILPEQSPLAVSGIVDHWQTCMDVAAENEGLTPRPWEEEPWWHRLWVPWAESADGAAQVIDQRPGPDTGRLGWAGHSGGGDFTDSWPDLASLLHAVAQALHEGGDVRGLHPYLTTQGGMWWDEEGCGELNGDPLRSAPIGLP; from the coding sequence ATGCCACAGCAGATCTTGCCCCCGTCGGAGTCCTGGCGCCTGATCGACGCCTGGCTGGCTACTCACGTGGCCTCCGATTTCGCACTCCTCAATCCGCCAGCGACACCGGACGAGATCCGAAACGCGGAACGGATCCTCGGCGCCCGACTGCCCAATGATCTCGCTGAGTCTCTGCAATGCCACAACGGCGTGAGCGCCTGGACAGCCATCCTGCCGGAGCAGTCCCCGCTCGCAGTGAGCGGCATCGTGGACCATTGGCAGACCTGCATGGACGTCGCGGCGGAGAACGAAGGCCTGACCCCTCGCCCCTGGGAAGAGGAGCCTTGGTGGCACCGCCTCTGGGTTCCCTGGGCTGAGAGCGCCGATGGCGCGGCGCAGGTCATCGACCAACGTCCTGGTCCTGACACGGGGCGTCTCGGCTGGGCGGGCCACAGCGGTGGCGGCGACTTCACCGATTCCTGGCCTGATCTGGCGAGCCTTCTCCACGCGGTCGCGCAAGCACTTCATGAAGGTGGAGATGTCCGCGGACTACACCCCTACCTCACCACGCAAGGTGGGATGTGGTGGGACGAAGAGGGCTGCGGCGAGCTGAACGGTGACCCGCTGAGGTCCGCACCGATCGGTCTGCCCTAA
- a CDS encoding glycosyltransferase, with product MPRGSGTTYGALAAGTPLVVMPLFPDQPANARLVEAADAGTAVLPTGGPADAMGLPGPADVPPLRAAIETVLADPSYRRAANRIANEMRTAPTVHETLVSLTADLGLYP from the coding sequence TTGCCACGGGGGTCCGGCACCACCTACGGCGCACTGGCGGCCGGCACCCCGCTGGTCGTCATGCCGCTCTTCCCCGACCAGCCCGCCAACGCGCGGCTCGTCGAAGCCGCCGACGCCGGAACGGCCGTCCTTCCCACAGGCGGCCCCGCAGACGCCATGGGCCTACCTGGTCCCGCCGACGTCCCGCCCCTGCGAGCCGCCATCGAGACCGTTCTCGCCGACCCGTCGTACCGGAGGGCGGCCAACCGGATCGCCAACGAGATGCGGACCGCACCCACGGTCCACGAAACGCTCGTCTCACTCACCGCCGACCTCGGCCTGTACCCCTGA
- a CDS encoding GntR family transcriptional regulator — translation MGTSAPSSWIAGLEKDKDRLGRGSTAERVAGVLRQRVTEGDIPPGTRLSEEAVGAALGVSRNTLREAFRLLAHERLLVHELNRGVFVRTLDGDDVAELYRLRRLVESAAVREVAGAPDRVIEEIRASVEEGERAAAEQLWPDVATADLRFHHGIVRLSASPRLADFMLRIHAELRLAFHAMGDPRRFHAPYLTRNRELLAALEARDAQQAELLLSVYLADAERQLLRAFADRGPFSSSR, via the coding sequence ATGGGCACAAGCGCACCCAGCTCGTGGATTGCCGGACTGGAGAAGGACAAGGACCGGCTCGGTCGCGGCAGCACCGCTGAGCGGGTGGCCGGTGTGCTACGCCAGCGAGTGACGGAGGGTGACATCCCGCCCGGAACACGGTTGTCCGAGGAAGCCGTGGGGGCGGCTCTGGGCGTGTCCCGCAACACCTTGCGCGAGGCCTTCCGACTGCTGGCCCATGAGCGGCTGCTGGTACACGAGTTGAACCGCGGCGTATTCGTACGCACCTTGGACGGCGACGACGTGGCAGAGCTGTACCGGCTTCGCCGACTCGTGGAGAGCGCGGCCGTGCGCGAGGTGGCCGGCGCCCCCGACCGGGTCATCGAGGAGATCCGCGCATCCGTGGAGGAGGGCGAGCGGGCGGCAGCCGAGCAGCTCTGGCCCGATGTCGCCACCGCCGATCTGCGTTTCCACCACGGCATCGTCCGGCTGTCCGCATCACCGCGACTGGCGGACTTCATGCTCCGCATCCACGCCGAACTACGCCTGGCCTTCCACGCCATGGGCGACCCGCGGCGCTTCCACGCGCCCTACCTCACCCGCAACCGTGAACTCCTGGCAGCCCTGGAGGCCCGGGACGCCCAGCAGGCAGAACTCCTGCTGTCGGTCTACCTCGCCGACGCCGAACGGCAACTGCTGCGCGCCTTCGCCGACCGTGGACCCTTTTCATCCTCACGCTGA
- a CDS encoding WD40 repeat domain-containing protein: protein MQGWSDGLGAEGADAESAAANAEFPDPAFMVHADPEAVLELLEAAPGPAGRLAAAVYRASAHLHRQASPGVRRQMLALDAARYGALGLSARITAVPVDDGADSRWEVAWATGSTVDHRFRQALIGHTERVRQVATGMVGGRPIAVTCSSDDRTVRVWDLATGHPVGELLTGQDDEVCAVATAVVRGCPVVFGGSRDGTVRIWDLTTGRPVSTPLTGHTEVVTEVATVVSNGRPLGISGSRDGTVRVWDLTTGQPVGKPLTGGHGPVEALAAAVVDGRPVAVAGTWDGTVRVWDPATGHPVGEPLTGHSDGVWALATGVVDGRAVAVSGSRDRTVRVWDLTTGRPFGKPLTGDPYGVQALATGSVQGRPVAVGGGQDGMVRVWDLATGRPVGRPMVGHVNGVWAAATAEVNGRQVALTGGNEDGEVRVWDLTPGRPAGAPRIGHTDDGRAVADAVVNRRPVAVTSSRDATVRVWDLATGRPVGKPVVHPQVVEALATAVVDGCTVVLTSRWDGTVRMWDLGTGAPFGQPLVGHTEPVWSLATTVLAGTPVALAGGWDGTVWVWDLTTGRPVSQPLAGHYGAVGSVATAVVGGRPVAVTGSWDTTVRVWDLTTGRPVGDPLTGRIGLVRATPMAVATAVVDGDPVAVTGSRDGTVRVWDLTTGRAVCTLLTSHTDEIRAVATGVADGRPIVASGSRNGTVWVWDLTTGRPTGPPLAFPAPVHAVSLTQDSRLLVGFGWEVAVLTPVTQPCGGTTT from the coding sequence TTGCAGGGTTGGTCCGACGGCCTGGGCGCCGAGGGTGCCGACGCCGAATCCGCCGCTGCGAACGCGGAGTTCCCCGATCCGGCGTTTATGGTGCACGCCGACCCCGAGGCGGTGCTCGAGCTGTTGGAAGCAGCCCCTGGGCCCGCCGGGCGGTTGGCGGCAGCGGTGTACCGGGCATCGGCGCACCTGCACCGGCAGGCGAGTCCGGGGGTGCGTCGGCAGATGCTGGCGCTGGACGCCGCGCGCTACGGGGCTCTGGGCCTGTCGGCGCGGATCACCGCCGTGCCGGTCGACGACGGTGCGGACAGCCGATGGGAGGTGGCCTGGGCCACCGGCAGCACGGTCGACCACCGGTTCCGTCAGGCTCTGATCGGCCACACCGAGCGCGTGCGCCAGGTGGCGACGGGGATGGTCGGGGGCCGCCCGATCGCCGTCACCTGCAGCAGCGACGACCGCACGGTGCGGGTGTGGGACCTGGCCACCGGGCACCCGGTCGGCGAACTCCTCACCGGCCAGGACGACGAGGTCTGCGCGGTGGCGACGGCAGTGGTGCGGGGCTGCCCGGTCGTCTTCGGCGGCAGCCGGGACGGAACCGTACGGATCTGGGACCTGACCACCGGACGCCCCGTCAGTACACCCCTCACGGGCCACACCGAAGTCGTCACAGAGGTGGCCACGGTGGTGTCGAACGGGCGCCCGCTCGGCATCAGCGGCAGCCGGGACGGGACCGTAAGGGTCTGGGACCTGACCACCGGCCAGCCGGTCGGCAAGCCCCTCACCGGCGGCCACGGCCCGGTGGAGGCGCTGGCGGCGGCGGTCGTGGACGGCCGCCCCGTCGCCGTCGCCGGCACCTGGGACGGGACGGTGCGGGTGTGGGACCCGGCCACCGGCCACCCGGTCGGCGAACCGCTCACCGGTCACAGCGACGGGGTGTGGGCCCTGGCCACCGGGGTGGTGGACGGTCGTGCGGTGGCTGTCAGCGGCAGCCGGGACAGGACCGTGCGGGTGTGGGACCTGACCACCGGGCGCCCGTTCGGCAAACCCCTCACCGGCGACCCCTACGGGGTGCAGGCGCTGGCCACCGGGTCGGTGCAGGGCCGTCCTGTCGCGGTCGGCGGTGGTCAGGACGGGATGGTGCGGGTGTGGGACCTGGCCACCGGCCGCCCCGTCGGCAGACCGATGGTCGGCCATGTCAACGGGGTGTGGGCGGCGGCCACCGCGGAGGTGAACGGTCGTCAGGTCGCTCTCACCGGCGGCAACGAGGACGGAGAAGTGCGCGTCTGGGACCTGACGCCCGGCCGCCCCGCCGGCGCCCCCCGCATTGGCCACACCGACGACGGACGAGCCGTGGCCGACGCGGTGGTGAACCGCCGCCCGGTCGCGGTCACCAGCAGCCGGGACGCGACCGTGCGGGTCTGGGACCTGGCCACCGGTCGGCCCGTCGGCAAGCCCGTCGTCCACCCCCAGGTCGTGGAGGCGCTGGCCACCGCCGTGGTGGACGGCTGCACGGTCGTCCTCACCAGTCGCTGGGACGGAACGGTGCGGATGTGGGACCTGGGCACCGGTGCACCCTTTGGACAACCTCTCGTCGGCCACACCGAGCCGGTGTGGTCACTGGCGACGACGGTGCTGGCCGGAACCCCGGTGGCCCTCGCCGGTGGCTGGGACGGAACGGTTTGGGTGTGGGACCTGACCACCGGACGCCCCGTCAGCCAGCCCCTCGCCGGCCACTACGGCGCGGTGGGGTCGGTGGCGACCGCAGTGGTGGGAGGTCGCCCGGTCGCGGTCACCGGGAGCTGGGACACGACGGTTCGGGTCTGGGACCTGACCACCGGACGCCCGGTCGGCGATCCGCTCACCGGCCGCATCGGCTTGGTCAGGGCGACGCCAATGGCGGTGGCGACCGCCGTGGTGGACGGTGACCCGGTCGCCGTCACCGGGAGCCGGGACGGGACAGTGCGCGTGTGGGACCTGACCACCGGCCGCGCCGTCTGTACCCTCCTCACCAGCCACACCGACGAGATACGAGCGGTGGCGACGGGAGTGGCCGACGGCCGTCCGATCGTTGCCAGCGGCAGCCGGAACGGGACCGTGTGGGTATGGGACCTGACCACAGGCCGTCCCACCGGACCTCCCTTGGCTTTCCCCGCGCCCGTCCATGCGGTGAGCCTCACCCAGGACAGCCGACTGCTGGTGGGCTTCGGTTGGGAGGTCGCGGTCCTGACCCCGGTGACGCAGCCATGCGGCGGGACGACGACCTGA
- a CDS encoding transposase — protein MCGLRTRYSTDLSDPEWEILRPLVPAVRPGGRPAKHTRREILNAWSYWLRAGCAWRLLPHDLPPWQTVYHYWRL, from the coding sequence GTGTGCGGGCTGCGTACCCGTTACTCGACGGATCTGTCCGATCCGGAGTGGGAGATCCTCCGTCCGCTGGTTCCAGCGGTCAGGCCCGGTGGACGGCCGGCGAAACACACGCGGCGGGAGATTCTCAACGCGTGGTCGTACTGGCTGCGGGCCGGCTGTGCCTGGAGACTGCTGCCGCATGACCTGCCGCCATGGCAGACGGTCTACCACTACTGGCGGTTGTAG
- a CDS encoding calcium-binding protein gives MPIPNEAHRAFARRNTACHAAGGNDRAGSAVVGSDTHPFPPLAANCPRSRAGWHKGLSSLGGFMTSFVAPPGDRQSGGRDIAPPIAAAHAPRRKPVGRATSRSVVVGAVAVLLAGAGASADAAPGDPVVSGATVNSGHDVIVGITHNVVFPVTVTGSDDSGLSFADVDLKGPHGGFYTTDAFCESATACTTVFTANAHPAPGSDDPVDLANANAGTWSVDALVDANDGDSVFAPGAGSFSLKRAARLTVNASPEPVAKGSRITVTGKLVRANWDTYRYAGYAGQAVKLQFRPKASSTYTTVATVNTSNTGTLRTTVKAVRDGYWRWNFTGTTTTGPAKAAGDYVDVRP, from the coding sequence ATGCCGATCCCGAACGAAGCGCACCGCGCGTTCGCCCGCCGGAACACCGCCTGCCACGCGGCCGGGGGCAACGATCGGGCCGGTTCGGCAGTCGTAGGGAGTGACACACATCCGTTTCCCCCGCTCGCCGCCAACTGCCCTCGCTCGCGAGCTGGTTGGCATAAGGGCCTGTCATCCCTGGGAGGATTCATGACCAGCTTCGTCGCACCACCTGGCGACAGACAAAGCGGCGGGCGCGACATCGCCCCACCCATCGCCGCCGCACATGCCCCACGGCGCAAGCCCGTCGGTCGCGCGACAAGCCGCAGTGTCGTGGTGGGGGCCGTCGCCGTTCTGCTGGCGGGGGCCGGCGCCTCGGCCGATGCCGCCCCCGGCGACCCGGTGGTCAGCGGTGCCACCGTCAACTCCGGACATGACGTCATCGTGGGTATCACGCACAACGTGGTGTTCCCGGTCACGGTCACCGGATCGGACGACTCCGGCCTGTCTTTCGCCGATGTGGATCTGAAGGGGCCGCACGGCGGTTTCTACACCACCGACGCGTTCTGCGAGAGCGCGACGGCATGCACGACGGTATTCACCGCCAACGCCCACCCGGCACCGGGTAGCGACGATCCGGTGGACCTGGCCAACGCCAACGCGGGAACATGGTCGGTTGACGCCTTGGTCGACGCCAACGACGGCGATTCGGTCTTTGCCCCCGGCGCCGGGTCGTTCAGCCTCAAGCGTGCCGCGCGGCTCACGGTCAACGCCTCACCGGAACCGGTGGCCAAGGGCTCTCGTATCACCGTCACCGGCAAGCTCGTGCGGGCCAACTGGGACACCTACCGGTATGCGGGATACGCGGGCCAAGCCGTCAAACTGCAGTTCCGCCCGAAGGCCAGCAGCACCTACACCACGGTGGCCACGGTGAACACCAGCAACACCGGCACCCTGCGCACCACGGTCAAGGCAGTCAGGGACGGCTACTGGCGTTGGAACTTCACCGGCACCACCACCACCGGCCCAGCCAAGGCCGCCGGCGACTACGTCGATGTACGCCCCTGA
- a CDS encoding NUDIX domain-containing protein, whose amino-acid sequence MSRNMVDERVFEAAVVDSQRAVAEFDGARQWLASARQGPMEPLAAEVWVFDEDLARVVLVKHRWRGWVPPGGKVEAGETPREGASRELFEEAGLQPELLSEPAAVAVRSFHPDWPVTLGLSYAAVLDVATPFVAEAGQPVAWMRLDEGWESYFPDDVARIRKHAAWMAGQMGRH is encoded by the coding sequence ATGAGTCGGAACATGGTCGACGAGCGGGTCTTCGAGGCGGCAGTAGTTGATTCCCAGCGGGCGGTGGCGGAGTTCGACGGGGCTCGCCAGTGGCTGGCTTCTGCCAGGCAGGGGCCGATGGAGCCGCTTGCTGCCGAGGTCTGGGTATTCGACGAGGATCTTGCCCGGGTGGTGTTGGTGAAGCACCGTTGGCGGGGCTGGGTTCCGCCGGGTGGAAAGGTCGAGGCCGGAGAGACACCGCGTGAGGGTGCGAGCCGGGAACTTTTCGAAGAGGCGGGGCTTCAGCCGGAGTTGCTGTCTGAGCCGGCGGCGGTCGCAGTTCGTTCGTTTCACCCGGACTGGCCGGTCACGTTGGGGTTGTCGTATGCCGCGGTCCTTGATGTGGCGACGCCGTTCGTCGCGGAGGCCGGGCAGCCGGTGGCCTGGATGCGCTTGGACGAGGGCTGGGAGAGCTACTTTCCCGATGACGTGGCCCGAATCCGTAAGCACGCGGCTTGGATGGCTGGTCAAATGGGCCGTCACTGA
- a CDS encoding MBL fold metallo-hydrolase, with the protein MPIGRPSLRPYLPYKQRPATGSDGLTAHFLGTSSVLLSDGQTRVLSDGFVTRPEMLRVGVGKIAPDRALVRSAIDRLHVDDLAAVVCAHSHYDHALDAPVWALETGAELVGSPSTANIGRGLGVPEPQLRVVGDGDTLTYGSFELTFLDSVHSPGDRYPGTVDEPLVPPARARAWKTGTAYSVLINHPRGRLLLHASANCRPGALRGRHADVIYLGIGSLGNQTPRFLHTYWDEVVLATGAQRVILVHWDDFFTGLDQPLRPMPYLLDRLDITMSRLLPLARRDGIDVVLPVTWQPSEPLIGLG; encoded by the coding sequence ATGCCGATCGGGCGGCCGAGTCTGCGGCCCTACCTGCCGTACAAGCAGCGCCCCGCCACTGGCAGTGACGGGCTGACCGCACACTTCCTGGGCACCAGCTCGGTGCTGCTGTCGGACGGGCAGACCCGCGTGCTCAGCGACGGGTTCGTCACCCGGCCGGAGATGCTGCGAGTCGGCGTGGGCAAGATCGCTCCCGACCGCGCGCTGGTCCGGTCCGCCATCGACCGGCTGCACGTGGATGACCTGGCCGCGGTGGTGTGCGCGCACTCCCACTACGACCACGCCCTGGACGCACCGGTGTGGGCGTTGGAGACCGGCGCGGAGCTGGTCGGCTCGCCGTCCACCGCCAACATCGGGCGCGGCCTGGGCGTGCCCGAGCCACAGCTGCGGGTGGTCGGCGACGGCGACACCCTCACCTACGGCAGCTTCGAGCTGACGTTTCTGGACTCCGTGCACAGCCCCGGCGATCGCTACCCCGGCACCGTCGATGAGCCGCTGGTCCCTCCGGCCCGTGCCCGTGCGTGGAAGACCGGCACCGCCTACTCCGTGCTCATCAACCACCCCCGCGGGCGTCTGCTGCTGCACGCCAGTGCCAACTGCCGCCCCGGCGCCCTGCGCGGCCGCCACGCCGACGTCATCTACCTGGGCATCGGCAGCCTGGGCAACCAGACCCCACGGTTCCTGCACACCTACTGGGACGAGGTCGTGCTCGCGACCGGAGCCCAACGGGTCATCCTGGTGCACTGGGACGACTTCTTCACCGGCCTCGACCAGCCCCTGCGCCCCATGCCCTACTTGCTCGATCGCCTCGACATCACCATGAGCCGGCTGCTTCCCTTGGCCCGCCGGGACGGCATCGACGTCGTCCTGCCCGTCACCTGGCAACCAAGCGAACCACTCATCGGCCTCGGATGA
- a CDS encoding maleylpyruvate isomerase family mycothiol-dependent enzyme: protein MSTHRPAHPTTAVDHRASVAAETAAFVAAVQGADPTTPVPSCPGWNLADLVKHTGSVQRWFAVLLRKEIQQPPTSRDVDLQLPPRPEDYPDWLAASAVEAAGAFAATAPDTPMWAWGADQHARFWARRMLYETLVHRVDAELALGRRPMVDRALAVDGVDEFLVNLPFAAFFAPNTAHLRGTGQTIRFRCIDGEGDWLVRLQPDRFGIATDGPGRETAVDATLRGAAADLLLLLYGRLDPMDDRFERQGNPALLDRWFANSAF, encoded by the coding sequence ATGAGTACACACCGACCGGCACATCCCACGACGGCGGTCGACCACCGGGCGTCCGTCGCGGCCGAGACCGCCGCGTTCGTGGCCGCGGTCCAGGGCGCCGATCCGACGACCCCTGTCCCGTCCTGTCCCGGATGGAACCTGGCCGATCTGGTAAAGCACACCGGCAGTGTGCAGCGCTGGTTCGCCGTGCTGTTGCGAAAGGAGATCCAGCAGCCGCCGACGAGCAGGGACGTGGACCTACAGCTCCCGCCGCGGCCGGAGGACTATCCCGACTGGCTGGCCGCGAGCGCGGTCGAGGCCGCCGGGGCGTTCGCGGCCACCGCCCCGGACACCCCGATGTGGGCCTGGGGGGCCGACCAGCACGCCCGGTTCTGGGCCCGCCGGATGTTGTACGAGACGCTGGTGCACCGGGTGGACGCCGAGCTCGCCCTCGGACGGCGGCCGATGGTCGACCGCGCGCTGGCGGTGGACGGTGTGGACGAGTTCCTGGTCAACCTGCCTTTTGCGGCCTTCTTCGCGCCGAACACGGCGCACCTGCGCGGGACCGGCCAGACCATCCGCTTCCGCTGCATCGACGGCGAAGGCGACTGGCTGGTCCGTCTTCAGCCGGACCGCTTCGGCATCGCAACGGATGGCCCTGGCCGGGAGACCGCCGTCGACGCCACCCTCCGCGGCGCCGCGGCCGACCTCCTGCTCTTGCTCTACGGCCGACTGGACCCGATGGACGACCGCTTCGAACGCCAGGGGAACCCCGCCCTGCTGGACCGCTGGTTCGCCAACTCAGCGTTCTGA
- a CDS encoding SDR family NAD(P)-dependent oxidoreductase: MVNHNYCGSETEMTTGTPAPEKTVLITGTSSGIGLAAAVAAAQAGWNTVATMRDTSRADALLAAADAAGVAGRIQVRQLDVTDPDSVEAAVAGVIADHGRLDAVVNNAGAGHVGTLEQETITDVRQVLEVNFFGVLHVTKAALPHLRATGGRVVTVTSVGGVVGQPFNEAYCAAKFAVEGFMESLAPVAATTGVSVTVVEPGAVASEFVSNVGFDPAVIDAAGPYAPALRAYLERTRNTFANAAQPPADAAAPIIEALSGDRPAFRIQTSEAARTFAGTKLGDLDGSSVLALTGSWVA, translated from the coding sequence GTGGTCAACCATAACTATTGTGGGAGTGAGACCGAGATGACCACCGGAACCCCGGCTCCAGAGAAAACCGTCCTGATCACCGGCACCTCCTCGGGCATCGGCCTGGCCGCTGCCGTCGCCGCGGCCCAGGCCGGCTGGAACACCGTCGCGACCATGCGCGACACCTCCCGGGCCGATGCCCTGCTCGCCGCCGCCGACGCGGCCGGAGTGGCCGGACGGATCCAGGTACGGCAGCTGGACGTCACCGACCCGGACTCCGTGGAGGCCGCCGTCGCAGGCGTGATCGCCGACCACGGGCGCCTCGACGCCGTGGTCAACAACGCGGGGGCCGGGCACGTGGGCACCCTCGAACAAGAGACGATCACCGACGTCCGCCAGGTACTGGAGGTCAACTTCTTCGGTGTGCTGCACGTCACCAAGGCCGCACTGCCGCACCTGCGCGCGACCGGTGGGCGGGTGGTGACCGTCACCAGCGTCGGCGGCGTCGTCGGCCAGCCGTTCAATGAGGCGTACTGCGCCGCCAAGTTCGCGGTCGAGGGTTTCATGGAGTCGCTCGCGCCGGTCGCCGCGACCACCGGAGTGAGCGTCACCGTGGTCGAACCGGGCGCGGTGGCGAGCGAGTTCGTCAGCAACGTAGGCTTCGATCCGGCCGTGATCGATGCCGCAGGTCCGTACGCGCCCGCTCTGCGCGCCTACCTCGAGCGGACCCGGAACACTTTCGCCAACGCCGCACAGCCCCCGGCGGACGCCGCCGCACCGATCATCGAGGCGCTCAGCGGTGACCGGCCCGCCTTCCGGATCCAGACCTCGGAGGCGGCCCGCACCTTCGCCGGCACCAAGCTCGGCGACCTCGACGGCTCATCCGTCCTGGCCCTGACCGGCAGCTGGGTCGCCTGA
- a CDS encoding MarR family winged helix-turn-helix transcriptional regulator, with the protein MSYRPDDVTRQIVALFAAINRRYARESEQAAAEHELTPLQAKALLAAEEPVPMRRIAEYLHAEPSNVTTIIDRLEGRGLVERHPAPDDRRVKLVAATETGLRVAADLRTRMPFASRPLHALDDRQREALRDLLQLVAGSESPN; encoded by the coding sequence ATGTCCTACCGACCGGATGACGTCACCCGCCAGATCGTCGCCCTGTTCGCCGCGATCAACCGCCGGTACGCCCGGGAGTCGGAACAGGCGGCGGCCGAGCACGAGCTCACCCCGCTGCAGGCCAAGGCGCTGCTCGCGGCAGAGGAGCCGGTACCCATGCGCCGGATCGCCGAGTATCTGCACGCCGAGCCGTCCAACGTCACCACGATCATTGACCGCCTGGAGGGTCGCGGACTGGTCGAGCGGCACCCCGCGCCCGACGACCGCCGGGTCAAGCTGGTCGCCGCCACCGAGACCGGCCTGCGCGTGGCTGCCGATCTGCGGACCCGGATGCCGTTCGCCTCCCGGCCGCTCCACGCCCTGGACGACCGACAGCGCGAGGCGCTGCGCGACCTGCTCCAACTCGTGGCAGGTTCCGAGTCGCCGAACTGA
- a CDS encoding ExeA family protein: protein MVDLVQMIDTDHLSPRRPSPSRSRSTAGVLGSRLAVQTAKALLSEREERGRTPVLVLDEAHLLSYEQLETVRMLTNQGMDQDSPLACLLVGQPTLRRTMNLAVLAALEQRTALRYTMPGMTSNETTSYGGHHLKIAGRLDQLFTEDALSLIHTTSRGYPRAVNNLALQSLVAAFATGKNLVDEAAARASVSEVVGD, encoded by the coding sequence GTGGTCGATCTCGTCCAGATGATCGACACTGACCACCTGTCTCCTCGGCGCCCCTCACCATCGAGATCACGATCTACGGCTGGAGTACTGGGCTCGCGTCTGGCCGTCCAGACCGCCAAGGCCCTGCTCTCCGAGCGAGAAGAGCGCGGACGCACCCCCGTCCTGGTCCTGGACGAGGCCCATCTGCTGTCCTACGAACAGCTGGAAACCGTGCGGATGCTGACCAACCAGGGCATGGACCAGGACTCGCCGCTGGCCTGCCTGCTCGTCGGACAGCCCACCTTGAGGCGGACGATGAATCTGGCCGTCCTGGCGGCCCTCGAGCAGCGGACCGCCCTGCGTTACACGATGCCGGGCATGACCTCGAACGAGACGACCAGCTACGGCGGCCACCATCTGAAGATCGCAGGCCGTCTGGACCAGCTGTTCACCGAGGACGCCCTCTCGCTGATCCACACCACCTCGCGCGGCTATCCGCGGGCGGTCAACAACCTCGCCCTGCAGTCCCTCGTCGCCGCGTTCGCCACCGGCAAGAACCTCGTCGACGAGGCCGCCGCCCGCGCCTCCGTGAGCGAGGTGGTCGGCGATTAG
- a CDS encoding type II toxin-antitoxin system PemK/MazF family toxin, whose amino-acid sequence MQRGEVWWVEFDERRPVVLLSEGDASGIRVMQVVAPAGVDISGLGVEVAVGAMEGLPFEGVLRFAFPCPGFTPCTWLTTVSRDDLIERAGALPYAKLNEIEDALRLAGQAKERTPATTEKLSALRDALRLGGLE is encoded by the coding sequence GTGCAACGTGGCGAAGTCTGGTGGGTCGAGTTCGACGAGCGGCGGCCGGTCGTACTGCTGTCGGAAGGCGACGCGTCCGGGATCCGGGTGATGCAGGTCGTGGCTCCGGCGGGCGTCGACATCAGCGGTCTGGGCGTCGAAGTGGCAGTAGGCGCGATGGAAGGACTGCCCTTTGAAGGCGTGCTGCGGTTCGCGTTCCCATGTCCGGGCTTTACCCCTTGCACGTGGCTGACCACCGTGTCCCGGGATGACCTGATCGAGCGGGCGGGCGCCCTGCCCTACGCGAAACTCAACGAGATTGAGGATGCCCTCCGACTCGCTGGACAGGCGAAGGAGCGGACCCCGGCGACGACCGAGAAGCTCAGCGCATTAAGGGACGCCCTCCGTCTCGGTGGACTTGAGTAG
- a CDS encoding pyridoxamine 5'-phosphate oxidase family protein, with protein METTGIVRRQTAERMRDALERLVSERDVWVSTAHPDHGPHQVPLWFLWDGRAVWMCTSATSVTARNVRKEPRVRLALPDTFDVVLLQGEAECFPDQEVPGSAAEAFADKFGWDPRVEEGSFLYVRVAPRTVRAWRGEPELRRRVIMRDGMWLE; from the coding sequence ATGGAGACCACGGGAATCGTTCGCCGCCAGACGGCGGAGCGTATGCGCGACGCTCTGGAGCGGCTCGTTAGCGAGCGGGATGTATGGGTGTCGACGGCTCACCCTGATCACGGGCCGCACCAGGTGCCGCTGTGGTTCTTGTGGGATGGACGAGCAGTGTGGATGTGCACCAGCGCCACTTCCGTGACTGCGCGGAACGTCCGCAAAGAGCCGCGCGTGCGCCTGGCGCTACCGGACACCTTCGACGTGGTGCTCCTCCAGGGGGAGGCGGAGTGCTTCCCGGACCAGGAGGTGCCCGGAAGCGCAGCGGAGGCCTTCGCCGACAAGTTCGGGTGGGATCCACGCGTGGAAGAGGGTTCCTTTCTGTATGTACGCGTGGCCCCGAGGACTGTGCGTGCTTGGCGCGGCGAGCCGGAACTACGCAGGAGAGTCATCATGCGCGACGGAATGTGGCTGGAATAA